In Alkalihalobacterium alkalinitrilicum, a genomic segment contains:
- a CDS encoding zinc-finger domain-containing protein, producing the protein MEKSIRKAITNKIGDIIVNHCESCKDPNRKNDRYCTQSCSYGKALRKYGDMLIGKGPNEMSEENKVEPTIEKHTELTKELYLKYKDDDLTDKQIRDKLGMDHNKLHALKKKWNLIGKFYPNSKTKTITNSPPEKTEKQLVVNQVKQDDSLKFENEKLKIVVDALRQEKLKMLDTVSNLERERDMYKQRVDELLKYKFKYGATKEALKVHLE; encoded by the coding sequence TTGGAGAAGTCAATCCGTAAAGCAATTACAAATAAAATTGGCGACATCATTGTAAATCACTGTGAAAGTTGTAAGGACCCTAATAGAAAAAACGATCGGTATTGCACTCAAAGCTGCTCTTATGGAAAGGCGTTAAGGAAATATGGAGATATGTTAATAGGGAAGGGGCCAAATGAAATGAGTGAAGAAAATAAGGTCGAACCAACAATTGAGAAACATACCGAACTTACGAAAGAGCTCTACCTGAAATATAAAGATGATGATCTGACTGATAAACAAATTAGGGATAAATTAGGAATGGACCACAATAAACTACATGCATTGAAGAAAAAGTGGAATTTGATCGGGAAGTTTTATCCAAACTCTAAGACTAAGACAATAACAAACTCACCTCCAGAAAAAACAGAAAAACAATTAGTTGTAAATCAAGTTAAACAAGATGACTCACTAAAATTTGAAAATGAAAAATTAAAAATAGTTGTCGATGCTTTAAGGCAAGAAAAATTAAAAATGTTGGATACAGTTTCTAATCTAGAAAGAGAACGTGATATGTATAAACAACGTGTAGACGAATTACTGAAGTATAAATTTAAGTATGGTGCAACTAAAGAAGCATTGAAAGTGCACTTAGAGTAG
- a CDS encoding helix-hairpin-helix domain-containing protein codes for MKMNPLNPLYLKGFNDGAEVGKREMKDAMVDHFIERLENLYKVPGIGEKTIQKIIKALDLPVEEVKK; via the coding sequence ATGAAAATGAATCCACTCAATCCTTTGTACTTAAAAGGCTTCAATGATGGAGCGGAAGTAGGTAAAAGAGAAATGAAAGATGCAATGGTCGATCATTTTATTGAACGCCTAGAAAACCTTTATAAAGTACCTGGAATTGGAGAAAAAACCATACAGAAAATCATTAAAGCTCTTGATCTTCCAGTAGAAGAGGTGAAGAAATGA
- a CDS encoding head maturation protease, ClpP-related has protein sequence MSDNQQTQPIAQKKFWEMKMSANGSNVADIFIYGDIVRYQWDDTDTTASSFKEDLDNLGDVSTINLYINSPGGSVFEGVAIHNMLKRHKAKVNVHVDALAASIASVIAMAGDTIFMPKNSMLMIHNPWTFAVGNAKDLRKAADDLDRIGVSAVQSYLSKAGAKLDEEKLQQMLDDETWLSADNAFEYGLCDVVQEANEMAASVNEELFAKYKNVPSQFNSQKSTKISAEEMAQRQKIAEEAKANLAHLKTISGGMY, from the coding sequence ATGTCAGATAATCAACAAACTCAACCTATTGCTCAAAAGAAGTTTTGGGAAATGAAGATGTCTGCTAATGGATCAAATGTTGCGGATATTTTTATTTATGGCGATATTGTCCGTTATCAATGGGATGATACTGATACAACCGCTTCAAGTTTCAAAGAGGATTTAGACAATTTAGGAGATGTATCAACGATAAACCTTTATATTAATTCTCCTGGAGGAAGCGTCTTTGAAGGTGTAGCTATTCATAATATGCTAAAAAGACATAAGGCAAAAGTGAATGTACATGTTGATGCGTTAGCTGCATCGATTGCAAGTGTCATCGCAATGGCGGGTGACACTATTTTTATGCCTAAAAACTCTATGTTAATGATCCATAATCCGTGGACATTTGCTGTTGGAAATGCAAAAGATCTTAGAAAAGCAGCTGATGACTTAGACCGTATTGGCGTTTCCGCTGTCCAAAGTTACCTTTCTAAAGCTGGAGCTAAACTTGATGAAGAAAAGCTTCAGCAAATGCTTGATGATGAAACGTGGTTGTCCGCTGATAATGCATTTGAATATGGACTTTGTGACGTTGTTCAAGAAGCGAATGAAATGGCCGCATCTGTTAATGAAGAATTGTTTGCTAAGTACAAGAATGTACCTAGTCAATTCAATTCTCAAAAAAGTACTAAAATTTCAGCAGAAGAAATGGCTCAACGCCAAAAGATTGCTGAAGAAGCAAAGGCAAATTTAGCCCATTTAAAAACAATTTCAGGAGGAATGTACTAA
- a CDS encoding HNH endonuclease, with amino-acid sequence MVYKKLGVKTSEKADQFYHSTPWRKIRILALERDQHRCLPCWRKGVLTIANTVHHIKPRKEYPELELTLSNLESICPACHNKEHPDRGKQRKKKKHRINVVEERGNPEMI; translated from the coding sequence ATGGTCTATAAAAAATTAGGGGTAAAAACTTCAGAAAAAGCTGACCAATTTTATCACAGCACTCCTTGGAGAAAAATTAGGATACTAGCTTTAGAGAGAGATCAACACCGTTGCTTGCCGTGCTGGAGAAAAGGGGTACTAACCATAGCCAACACGGTTCACCATATCAAGCCAAGAAAAGAGTATCCAGAACTGGAACTTACCTTAAGCAATCTTGAGAGTATTTGTCCAGCCTGTCATAACAAGGAGCATCCAGATCGAGGTAAGCAAAGGAAGAAGAAAAAACATCGAATAAATGTAGTCGAAGAGAGAGGAAATCCAGAAATGATATAG
- a CDS encoding Spo0E family sporulation regulatory protein-aspartic acid phosphatase produces the protein MPSNLLKQIELKRNEMINIGMKYGLSSIKTIKSSQELDDLLNLLYQSKQIVNKKHLT, from the coding sequence ATGCCATCTAATTTATTAAAGCAAATTGAACTTAAAAGAAACGAAATGATAAACATTGGCATGAAATATGGTCTTTCTTCTATAAAAACTATAAAAAGCAGCCAAGAATTAGACGACCTCTTAAATCTTCTTTATCAAAGCAAACAAATAGTAAATAAAAAGCACCTAACCTAA
- a CDS encoding RusA family crossover junction endodeoxyribonuclease yields the protein MISFTIYGEPVAQGRPRAGKDLVGKVRMYDPSKSRHYKQYVRLVAANNKPSKLLEGELELIVDVYKAIPQSMPKYKQELAVKGMLRPTTKPDVDNYVKGIKDGLSGIIWHDDKQVVSLTVRKWYGEIPRVEVKVRGLIGEVNP from the coding sequence ATGATTAGTTTCACGATCTACGGTGAACCAGTAGCTCAAGGTCGGCCAAGAGCTGGAAAAGATCTTGTAGGTAAAGTGAGAATGTACGATCCATCTAAAAGCAGACATTACAAACAATATGTCCGTTTAGTAGCTGCTAACAATAAACCTAGTAAACTTCTAGAAGGTGAACTAGAGCTAATAGTAGACGTCTATAAAGCAATTCCCCAATCGATGCCCAAATACAAACAGGAACTAGCCGTCAAGGGTATGTTAAGGCCTACAACTAAACCAGACGTTGATAATTATGTAAAGGGAATTAAAGACGGTTTATCAGGTATCATTTGGCATGATGACAAACAAGTAGTAAGTCTTACGGTCCGAAAATGGTATGGTGAAATTCCTAGAGTGGAAGTGAAGGTGAGGGGTTTGATTGGAGAAGTCAATCCGTAA
- a CDS encoding phage terminase small subunit P27 family gives MGIPTRNKLIEYLGDNYKESDEELISLYLETHKFYRKLKKEINKQDLMYEYTNKAGATNLTKNPLVVELAKTVQTLNNLLKSMGLTPAQRKKVVGENGGEDDFEDF, from the coding sequence GTGGGGATACCTACAAGAAATAAACTTATTGAATATTTGGGAGACAATTACAAAGAGTCAGATGAAGAACTGATTTCTCTTTATTTAGAAACGCATAAATTTTATCGGAAGTTAAAGAAAGAAATAAATAAGCAAGACCTTATGTATGAGTATACAAATAAGGCTGGGGCAACCAATTTGACGAAAAATCCTCTTGTAGTTGAGCTCGCCAAAACCGTCCAGACTCTAAATAACCTTTTGAAGTCGATGGGTTTAACTCCTGCTCAGCGAAAGAAAGTAGTTGGGGAAAATGGCGGAGAAGACGATTTCGAAGACTTCTAA
- a CDS encoding dUTP diphosphatase, whose translation MNISKLFELQRVLDDRIVKEKGLEGVNLIPIKKLALQVEIGELANEQRTWKFWSNDRKPRTRVAKFPTMNYDDIKWHNPVLEEYVDCFHFVLSIGNDIISNIKGYTLDLNPRKSKDIVQQFNSLFHSVYWMDGELEDYEMLLDEFLGLGEMLGFTWEQIEQAYLNKNKVNHERQENGY comes from the coding sequence ATGAATATATCTAAACTTTTTGAATTGCAACGAGTATTAGATGATCGGATTGTAAAAGAAAAAGGTCTAGAAGGTGTAAATCTTATTCCTATAAAAAAACTAGCTTTGCAAGTGGAAATTGGAGAGTTAGCAAACGAACAAAGAACGTGGAAGTTTTGGAGTAATGACAGAAAACCTCGAACAAGAGTTGCTAAATTTCCGACCATGAATTATGACGATATTAAATGGCATAATCCAGTGTTAGAAGAATATGTGGATTGCTTCCATTTTGTTTTATCTATAGGGAATGACATTATTTCGAACATAAAAGGTTATACATTAGACCTCAATCCTAGAAAATCAAAAGATATTGTTCAACAGTTTAATAGTTTATTTCATTCGGTTTATTGGATGGATGGAGAACTTGAAGATTATGAAATGTTATTGGATGAATTTTTGGGGCTTGGTGAAATGCTAGGATTTACTTGGGAACAAATTGAGCAAGCTTACCTAAATAAAAACAAAGTAAATCACGAAAGACAGGAGAATGGTTATTAA
- a CDS encoding alpha/beta fold hydrolase, with protein MIAFADFGKGEPIVFIHGLGQFGKGWDGQHELANDFRLVIPDLRGHGYTKMKSNISLRTFASDIIDLLDILNIEKAHICGLSLGGIVSQEIYRLYPERVKSLVICNSISYFPYWIGMYELRRREHMVDSVSEEEYKNGAVQRCIFQNNKELQDITRHTFILRPEEYKRSVRAVIGMNYLTMLPLVKVPTLIFGSVQDRVTPYINQVMQHQLIRHSKLVTFNQTGHASNIERKEEFNLELVRFLERMNV; from the coding sequence ATGATTGCTTTCGCAGATTTTGGAAAAGGTGAGCCGATTGTTTTCATTCACGGTTTAGGTCAGTTTGGTAAAGGTTGGGACGGACAACATGAATTAGCAAACGATTTCCGATTAGTAATTCCAGATTTGCGAGGACACGGATATACAAAGATGAAGTCTAATATTTCATTACGAACATTTGCTTCTGACATTATAGATCTGTTAGACATACTCAACATTGAAAAAGCGCATATTTGCGGATTGAGTTTAGGAGGGATTGTATCACAAGAAATTTACAGACTTTATCCTGAGAGAGTCAAATCATTAGTTATCTGTAACAGTATTTCTTATTTTCCTTATTGGATCGGGATGTACGAATTGAGAAGACGTGAACATATGGTAGACAGTGTAAGTGAAGAGGAATATAAAAATGGTGCTGTTCAACGGTGTATATTCCAAAATAATAAAGAGCTTCAAGATATCACAAGACATACATTTATTTTACGTCCAGAAGAGTATAAACGAAGTGTGAGAGCTGTAATAGGTATGAACTACCTTACAATGCTTCCTCTTGTAAAAGTTCCTACACTGATATTTGGAAGTGTTCAAGATCGTGTTACTCCTTACATTAATCAAGTGATGCAGCATCAACTGATCAGACATTCTAAGCTGGTGACATTTAATCAAACAGGACATGCCTCTAACATTGAGCGAAAAGAGGAATTTAATTTAGAGCTGGTTCGTTTTTTGGAAAGGATGAACGTATGA
- a CDS encoding phage portal protein produces MKWYKKLKYKVAMAAVKWSGATFDFTNWFGRTFWGIDNSKLATNETIFSVVSRMSNIMASLPLKLYQNYDTVYTQAADVLMNSPNPSMTSFDFMRRLETSRNEDGNGYALIERDIRGQVYRVTPMDPTYVEPIVEAETQELWFKVLGNQKTYYFHNLDVLHVKHIIGSGGLKGINPIKVLKNTIDYDQAVREFSLKEMKSAPNSFVVKYKANIDTEKRKAVIEDFKRFYQENGGILFQEPGVEVDPIERKYVSADTLTSERITRSRVANVYNFPVTMLNDTEGQSFSSNEELMRTFVQLTLIPVVRQYEQEFNRKLLTDEERKQGYYFKLNVGALLRGDVKARSAFYHGGLRDGWLTRDEVRRWEDLAPRGGQADELWISGDMYPLDMDPTLRKGVKEIEKEPDDE; encoded by the coding sequence TTGAAATGGTATAAAAAGTTGAAATATAAAGTGGCTATGGCGGCAGTGAAATGGTCTGGTGCTACTTTTGATTTTACAAATTGGTTTGGTCGTACTTTTTGGGGTATAGATAATTCAAAACTAGCAACCAATGAAACTATTTTTAGTGTTGTTTCTCGAATGTCTAACATTATGGCCTCACTTCCATTAAAGCTTTATCAAAATTATGACACCGTATATACACAAGCTGCAGATGTATTGATGAATTCGCCCAATCCGAGTATGACTTCATTTGATTTCATGAGAAGGCTGGAAACATCAAGGAATGAAGATGGAAATGGTTATGCCTTGATTGAGAGAGATATTAGAGGTCAAGTATATCGTGTAACACCGATGGATCCCACCTATGTAGAGCCAATTGTTGAAGCAGAAACGCAAGAATTGTGGTTTAAAGTTTTGGGTAATCAGAAAACTTATTATTTTCATAATTTAGATGTTCTTCATGTTAAGCACATTATCGGTTCTGGTGGTTTAAAAGGGATTAATCCTATTAAAGTGTTAAAGAATACGATTGATTATGACCAAGCGGTGCGAGAATTTAGTTTAAAAGAAATGAAAAGTGCCCCAAATTCATTTGTTGTAAAATATAAGGCGAATATTGACACAGAAAAACGAAAGGCAGTTATTGAAGATTTCAAAAGGTTTTATCAGGAGAATGGCGGGATCCTATTCCAAGAGCCAGGAGTGGAAGTTGACCCAATCGAGCGTAAGTATGTATCTGCTGATACTTTAACATCTGAGCGTATTACCCGTTCCCGTGTAGCTAATGTATATAACTTTCCAGTGACAATGCTTAATGATACCGAGGGTCAAAGTTTTTCAAGCAATGAAGAGCTCATGCGTACTTTCGTCCAACTGACATTAATACCCGTTGTAAGGCAATATGAACAGGAATTTAACCGAAAGCTGCTTACAGATGAAGAAAGAAAACAAGGTTATTATTTTAAGTTAAACGTTGGAGCCTTACTACGTGGTGACGTTAAAGCTAGAAGCGCTTTTTATCATGGTGGCTTAAGAGACGGTTGGCTAACTCGTGATGAAGTAAGACGTTGGGAAGATTTAGCGCCACGAGGAGGACAAGCTGATGAACTATGGATCAGTGGGGATATGTACCCGTTAGATATGGATCCAACTCTACGAAAGGGGGTGAAGGAAATTGAAAAAGAACCAGATGACGAATAA
- the fbpA gene encoding Fur-regulated basic protein FbpA — protein sequence MQLRKAVLIQELQLSGHYIAFDGRLLSQLTLDELEREKVKFIERDDRQGS from the coding sequence ATGCAGTTAAGAAAAGCGGTACTTATTCAGGAACTGCAATTAAGTGGCCATTATATAGCTTTTGATGGTCGGTTACTTTCTCAACTGACATTAGACGAACTGGAAAGAGAGAAGGTGAAATTCATTGAAAGGGATGACAGACAAGGAAGCTAA
- a CDS encoding terminase large subunit, with the protein MAEKTISKTSNSGIINVLAEPSSKLLTTWYAEQVVKGNILASKKNILAAKRHLKDLDKQGRENFPYVFDEDTGHRPIRFIEKYCKPSKGNFKQLILQGWQHFVLGSLFGWVHKDTGLRRFKEGLIFVARKNGKTTKISGVANYGVSKDGERGADIPLLANSMKQARLIFDESKAMIKASPLLKKRFRPLRDAIYYDKTFSKIEPQASDSEKLDGLNTHIGIFDEIHEYKDYKLINVVKNSRGSREQPLLIYISTAGYQLDGPLVNYYEQGIDTLNGIINDDRTFYYLAELDDPEEFDKPEMWIKANPNLGVSIKLEDMKEEWDKAKRTPQERNDFITKRFNIFVHASKMPFVDYEVLKRNKKELDLKLLQGKTAIGGYDLSDSEDFTSACLEFPLLKSGEVFVLSHSWIPRKKVNEGNEKIPYHEWKDAGLLTIVEDEYINEDYVYEWFVKQSERYNIELITYDPAKAFRLNIALKEYGFVTEVVRQGFITLGPAMDDLKHLFIDGKVIFNNNPLLRWYINNVELVKDRKNNNMPSKSNRYRKIDGFAAMLNAHTQVMERLVSSTGGDKLEVISMNDLMRR; encoded by the coding sequence ATGGCGGAGAAGACGATTTCGAAGACTTCTAATAGTGGTATCATAAATGTTCTGGCCGAACCTTCTTCAAAACTTCTTACTACTTGGTACGCTGAGCAAGTGGTTAAGGGGAATATATTAGCGAGTAAAAAAAATATCCTTGCTGCTAAGCGACATTTAAAAGATTTAGATAAACAAGGTAGGGAAAATTTTCCTTATGTGTTTGATGAGGATACAGGTCATCGACCGATACGTTTCATCGAAAAGTATTGTAAACCCTCAAAAGGAAATTTTAAACAGCTTATCTTACAAGGATGGCAACACTTTGTTTTAGGAAGTTTATTTGGTTGGGTTCATAAGGATACAGGATTAAGGCGCTTTAAAGAGGGCCTTATTTTTGTTGCTCGAAAGAATGGAAAGACAACTAAAATATCAGGCGTAGCGAACTATGGCGTTTCAAAAGACGGCGAGAGAGGGGCAGACATTCCACTCCTGGCTAACTCCATGAAACAGGCGCGTCTTATTTTTGATGAATCGAAAGCTATGATCAAAGCTTCACCGCTTCTCAAGAAAAGATTTAGGCCTCTTAGAGATGCGATATACTACGATAAAACTTTCTCTAAAATCGAGCCACAGGCGTCCGATTCTGAAAAACTTGACGGTTTGAATACACACATCGGGATATTCGATGAAATACATGAGTACAAAGACTATAAACTCATTAACGTCGTGAAAAACTCTCGTGGATCCCGTGAACAGCCATTACTAATTTATATCAGTACAGCTGGTTATCAATTAGATGGGCCACTTGTGAATTATTATGAGCAAGGAATTGACACGCTTAACGGTATCATTAACGATGATCGGACATTTTATTATCTTGCTGAACTTGATGATCCAGAAGAATTTGATAAACCCGAGATGTGGATTAAAGCGAATCCGAATTTAGGTGTTTCAATAAAGCTTGAAGATATGAAAGAAGAGTGGGATAAAGCTAAACGAACACCTCAAGAGAGAAACGACTTTATTACAAAACGATTTAACATTTTTGTGCATGCAAGTAAAATGCCGTTTGTTGATTATGAAGTGTTAAAACGAAATAAAAAGGAATTAGATCTAAAGTTACTCCAAGGAAAAACAGCTATCGGGGGTTATGACTTATCTGATTCAGAAGATTTCACAAGTGCTTGTCTTGAGTTTCCCCTCCTGAAATCAGGTGAAGTTTTTGTTTTGTCTCATTCCTGGATACCTCGAAAAAAAGTGAATGAAGGTAATGAAAAAATACCTTACCACGAGTGGAAAGATGCGGGACTTTTAACAATTGTTGAAGATGAATATATCAATGAAGATTATGTTTATGAGTGGTTTGTGAAACAAAGTGAACGATATAACATTGAATTAATTACCTATGACCCTGCTAAAGCCTTTCGTTTAAATATAGCATTAAAAGAGTATGGGTTTGTAACTGAAGTTGTAAGGCAAGGATTTATTACACTTGGTCCAGCAATGGATGATCTAAAACATTTATTTATCGATGGTAAAGTTATTTTCAATAATAATCCTTTATTACGTTGGTATATCAATAATGTTGAGTTGGTAAAGGATCGAAAAAACAACAACATGCCGTCCAAATCAAATCGTTATCGTAAAATTGATGGGTTTGCCGCAATGCTTAATGCACATACACAAGTGATGGAGAGATTAGTTTCTTCAACTGGCGGCGATAAGTTGGAAGTCATTTCAATGAATGACTTGATGAGGAGGTGA